The following proteins are co-located in the Deinococcus aerius genome:
- a CDS encoding LCP family protein: MPPVPLLLRPWVLTVVGFLALALLLSAASRAAPPQAHGFTPAPRPPTRAVNYLIAGVAPDYRAHHVRAPETFRGNTDSMLLVQLDPVTNTVRTLSLPRDTRVWLPGLGWRKLNAALPKLGPNGMVRAVETLTGLKVQAYVLVNLNGVRHLTDALGGVDLYVPQDMRYDDRAAGLHIRLKKGWRHLSGQQAEQFVRFRHDAMGDIGRAQRQQTFVKALARRLLTPSGAVRLSALPRLLQSDVRTNARPLDISAALGIALHWPRVETFLLPGRFQTVNRVSYWSVNVAAARRTLANFGRALPSTPAARDVRTLRVALVATGGTSAQLANARARLWRAGYRNVFVSRREVPPGRASAVLSNASVSEAGRVRRDLGFGEARVSGQGSVFADVTVWVGWDATPAATLGAGKLKSP, encoded by the coding sequence ATGCCCCCAGTTCCGCTCCTGCTGCGCCCATGGGTCCTCACCGTCGTCGGGTTCCTCGCCCTCGCCCTGCTGCTCTCCGCCGCCAGTCGGGCCGCTCCCCCTCAGGCCCACGGCTTCACACCCGCGCCACGCCCCCCGACCCGGGCGGTCAATTACCTGATCGCGGGCGTCGCGCCCGACTACCGCGCGCACCACGTCCGCGCGCCCGAGACCTTCCGCGGCAACACCGACAGCATGTTGCTGGTGCAACTCGATCCCGTGACCAATACCGTGCGCACCCTGAGCTTGCCACGTGACACCCGCGTGTGGCTGCCCGGCCTGGGCTGGCGCAAACTCAACGCCGCCCTCCCCAAGCTCGGCCCGAACGGTATGGTCCGCGCCGTCGAGACCCTCACCGGCCTGAAGGTGCAGGCGTACGTGCTCGTCAACCTGAACGGCGTGCGTCACCTGACCGACGCCCTGGGTGGCGTGGACCTCTATGTTCCGCAGGACATGAGGTACGACGACCGGGCCGCGGGATTGCACATTCGCCTGAAGAAGGGCTGGCGGCACCTGTCGGGCCAGCAGGCCGAGCAGTTCGTGCGCTTTCGGCACGACGCCATGGGGGACATCGGGCGCGCGCAGCGACAGCAGACCTTCGTGAAGGCGCTGGCCCGCCGACTGCTCACCCCATCCGGAGCGGTCCGGCTGAGCGCCCTTCCCCGATTGCTTCAGAGTGACGTGCGGACGAATGCTCGTCCCCTTGACATCAGCGCGGCCCTCGGCATCGCCCTGCACTGGCCGCGCGTGGAGACGTTCTTGCTGCCCGGGCGTTTTCAGACGGTCAACCGCGTGAGCTACTGGAGTGTGAACGTCGCGGCCGCGCGGCGCACCCTGGCGAACTTCGGCCGGGCGCTCCCGTCCACCCCGGCCGCGCGTGACGTGCGCACCCTGCGGGTGGCGCTGGTCGCCACGGGGGGCACCTCAGCGCAACTGGCGAACGCGAGGGCGCGGCTGTGGCGGGCGGGCTACCGGAACGTGTTCGTAAGTCGGCGCGAGGTGCCGCCCGGGCGGGCGAGCGCGGTGCTGTCGAATGCCAGCGTGAGCGAGGCGGGGCGGGTGCGCCGTGATCTGGGGTTCGGGGAGGCGCGCGTCTCCGGGCAGGGGTCGGTGTTTGCGGACGTGACGGTGTGGGTGGGGTGGGACGCGACCCCAGCCGCGACACTGGGCGCGGGGAAGCTGAAGTCGCCCTGA
- the pcaDC gene encoding bifunctional 3-oxoadipate enol-lactonase/4-carboxymuconolactone decarboxylase PcaDC, which translates to MTFLPVGPLTLHVRASGAGAPPPLVLLNPIGSDLRVWDGVARELETSFHVIQYDLRGQGLSDAPGGEYRLEDHVTDLLGLLGALGLERASLAGCSLGGVIAQAFALAHPQRVERLALLDTLPQIGTPGSWQARIEQVEAGGLPALAPALIRRWFAPDFFGAQPAAAHGYTTLLARSPQAGYLGSCAALRDADLTGQIQTLRLPTLVLCGEHDISTPPDACRALADQMGARFELIRGAAHLPMVERPGEVARLLREFLTGESSPDRYEQGMAVRRRVLGDAHVDRASRNVTDLDRDFQTFITEYAWGGPWSRPGLDPRTRHLLTLAVLTALPREHELEMHIRATRNTGVTPEDLREVFLQVAVYAGVPVANRAFQIAKRVLAERSDP; encoded by the coding sequence TTGACGTTCCTCCCCGTTGGTCCCCTCACCCTGCACGTGCGAGCCTCCGGCGCCGGGGCCCCGCCCCCCCTGGTCCTCCTCAACCCCATCGGCAGCGACCTGCGCGTGTGGGACGGGGTGGCGAGGGAACTGGAAACCTCTTTTCACGTCATCCAGTACGACCTGCGCGGCCAGGGCCTCTCGGACGCGCCCGGGGGCGAGTACCGCCTGGAGGACCACGTGACGGACCTCCTCGGCCTGCTTGGCGCGCTGGGCCTGGAGCGGGCGTCGCTGGCGGGCTGCTCGCTGGGTGGGGTGATCGCCCAGGCGTTCGCGCTCGCCCATCCGCAGAGGGTGGAGCGGCTCGCGCTGCTGGACACGCTGCCGCAGATCGGGACCCCCGGGAGCTGGCAGGCCCGCATCGAGCAGGTGGAAGCCGGGGGTCTTCCGGCACTCGCCCCCGCCCTCATCCGGCGCTGGTTCGCGCCCGACTTCTTCGGGGCGCAGCCCGCCGCCGCGCACGGGTACACGACCCTCCTCGCCCGCAGCCCCCAGGCCGGATACCTGGGCAGTTGCGCCGCCCTGCGGGACGCCGACCTCACGGGGCAGATTCAGACCCTCCGGCTCCCCACGCTGGTCCTGTGTGGCGAGCACGACATCAGCACCCCCCCCGACGCCTGCCGCGCCCTGGCCGACCAGATGGGCGCCCGCTTCGAGCTCATCCGCGGCGCCGCGCACCTGCCGATGGTGGAGCGCCCGGGGGAAGTGGCCCGGCTTCTCCGGGAGTTCCTCACCGGGGAGTCGAGCCCGGACCGGTACGAGCAGGGGATGGCTGTCCGGCGCCGGGTCCTGGGGGACGCGCACGTGGACCGGGCGAGTAGGAACGTCACCGACCTCGACCGCGACTTCCAGACCTTCATCACCGAGTACGCCTGGGGAGGCCCCTGGTCCCGCCCCGGCCTCGACCCGCGCACCCGTCACCTGCTCACCCTCGCCGTGCTGACCGCCCTTCCCCGCGAGCACGAGCTGGAGATGCACATCCGCGCCACGCGCAACACGGGCGTGACCCCGGAGGACCTGCGCGAGGTGTTCCTCCAGGTCGCCGTGTACGCGGGGGTGCCCGTCGCCAACCGCGCCTTCCAGATCGCCAAGCGAGTTCTCGCCGAAAGGAGCGACCCATGA
- a CDS encoding IclR family transcriptional regulator, with product MLGTFEKARAILDLYTTERPEWGVSEVARQLGMPTSSAHVLLASLAGLGVLHRTVAGRYRLGFKLLALSQVLLANTPWREVAQEEMNRLAWAFGETLHLAALDGGQVVLVAGVQGHLPGSVRLPRVGTVLPASTSASGQVLLAHRPREVVEAVLDAAGHPLTWDVLAEALEQVRTGGYAREIGEHCPDGGSLAAPVRNHNGEVIAALAFSVPADRFHDREGHLRAALVRACAEVSLRIGYHPELSGEGLLVWSSVGGREKLHPAPRRSGARRRPGSQTR from the coding sequence ATGCTGGGAACGTTCGAGAAGGCCAGGGCCATCCTGGACCTGTACACCACGGAACGGCCGGAGTGGGGCGTCAGCGAGGTGGCGCGGCAGTTAGGGATGCCGACCTCCAGCGCGCACGTCCTGCTCGCCTCGCTGGCGGGGCTGGGGGTGCTGCACCGCACGGTGGCGGGGCGTTACCGGCTGGGGTTCAAGCTGCTCGCGCTGAGTCAGGTGCTGCTGGCGAACACGCCCTGGCGGGAGGTCGCGCAGGAGGAGATGAACCGCCTGGCGTGGGCTTTCGGGGAGACCCTGCACCTCGCGGCCCTGGACGGGGGCCAGGTCGTGCTGGTCGCGGGGGTGCAGGGCCATCTCCCCGGCAGTGTTCGTCTGCCCCGGGTGGGAACGGTCCTTCCCGCCTCTACCAGCGCGAGTGGCCAGGTGCTGCTGGCCCACCGGCCCCGGGAGGTGGTGGAGGCGGTGCTGGACGCGGCGGGACACCCGTTGACCTGGGACGTGCTGGCAGAGGCGCTGGAGCAGGTCCGCACGGGCGGGTACGCCCGGGAGATAGGCGAGCACTGCCCGGACGGCGGTTCCCTGGCCGCCCCGGTGCGCAACCACAACGGCGAGGTGATTGCCGCGCTGGCCTTCAGTGTGCCCGCTGACCGCTTCCACGACCGGGAAGGGCACTTGCGGGCGGCCCTGGTGCGGGCCTGCGCCGAGGTTTCCCTGCGAATCGGGTATCACCCGGAACTGTCCGGAGAGGGCCTGCTGGTGTGGAGCTCGGTGGGGGGGCGCGAGAAACTGCACCCCGCGCCCCGGCGCTCGGGGGCAAGACGCCGCCCGGGATCCCAAACCCGTTGA
- a CDS encoding Y-family DNA polymerase: protein MTRLVVHVDMNAFYVSVEVRDQPELREKPVAVIVLGRRGVVLTPELTAGYWVRPLGVSAVNLSPRAGA from the coding sequence ATGACCCGCCTCGTCGTGCACGTGGACATGAACGCCTTCTACGTCTCGGTCGAGGTGCGCGACCAGCCGGAGCTGAGGGAGAAACCCGTCGCCGTCATCGTGCTGGGCCGAAGGGGCGTGGTGTTGACGCCCGAGCTGACCGCCGGGTACTGGGTTCGCCCCCTGGGCGTGAGCGCCGTTAACCTCAGTCCCCGGGCCGGAGCGTGA
- the pcaB gene encoding 3-carboxy-cis,cis-muconate cycloisomerase gives MPLTPADSALFGSLFSQPEVAALFTDEAYVRRLLAVEGALATAQGRLGIIPAGSARAILALTGTFAPDLDALRGGLLADGVPVSALLAQLRPALPSAARDHLHFGATTQDIVDTAFVLTAREALRVLRRDLLAAGDRLAALAQGYAGTLMPGRTHSQQALPVTFGLKAAGWLTPLTRHLERLRELEARLYVVSFGGAAGTLAALGSRGLEVADALAAELGLAAPPTPWHTQRDTVFELTAWLAGVGTSLGKLAQDVILLAQSEVGEVREGGGGGGSSTMPQKHNPITSEVILAAASTNAGLLAAVTRSGVQEHERGTHGWQVEWLTVPQMLGLTGAALSHTRRLLDGLEVHAERMARNVQDSRGLMLAEALSFALAAVLPKEEAKALIWAAVPRALAGEGHLVALVRERLGPRGDRVDWAALTEEHTLGCTTELIIRAVSHYRHVRRP, from the coding sequence ATGCCCCTGACCCCCGCCGACTCGGCCCTCTTCGGCTCCCTCTTCTCCCAGCCGGAGGTCGCGGCGCTCTTCACGGACGAGGCGTACGTGCGCCGGTTGCTGGCGGTGGAGGGCGCGCTCGCCACCGCGCAGGGGCGGCTGGGGATCATCCCCGCCGGGTCCGCCCGGGCGATCCTGGCGCTGACTGGAACCTTTGCTCCCGACCTTGACGCCCTCCGAGGGGGACTGCTCGCGGACGGCGTGCCGGTGAGCGCGCTGCTCGCCCAGCTTCGCCCGGCGCTTCCCTCCGCCGCGCGGGACCACCTGCACTTCGGCGCGACCACCCAGGACATCGTGGACACGGCGTTCGTGCTGACGGCCCGCGAGGCGCTCCGGGTGCTGCGCCGTGATCTGCTCGCGGCGGGCGACCGGCTGGCGGCACTCGCCCAGGGGTATGCGGGGACGCTCATGCCGGGCCGCACCCACTCGCAGCAGGCGCTGCCCGTGACCTTCGGCCTCAAGGCCGCCGGGTGGCTCACGCCCCTCACCCGGCACCTGGAGCGGTTGCGGGAACTGGAGGCCCGGCTGTACGTGGTGAGTTTCGGGGGGGCGGCGGGAACGCTCGCCGCGCTGGGGTCCCGCGGGCTGGAGGTGGCGGACGCCCTGGCCGCCGAACTGGGTTTGGCGGCTCCCCCCACCCCCTGGCACACCCAGCGGGACACGGTCTTCGAACTGACCGCCTGGCTCGCGGGCGTGGGGACCAGCCTGGGCAAGCTCGCCCAGGACGTGATCCTGCTCGCCCAGAGTGAGGTCGGCGAGGTGCGTGAGGGGGGCGGAGGCGGGGGGTCGAGCACCATGCCGCAGAAGCACAACCCCATCACCTCGGAGGTGATCCTGGCCGCGGCGAGCACGAACGCCGGACTGCTGGCCGCCGTCACGCGCAGCGGCGTGCAGGAGCACGAACGCGGCACTCACGGCTGGCAGGTGGAGTGGCTCACTGTGCCGCAGATGCTCGGCCTGACCGGGGCGGCCCTCTCCCATACTCGCCGCCTGCTGGACGGTCTGGAGGTGCACGCGGAACGGATGGCGCGAAATGTCCAGGACTCACGCGGCCTGATGCTCGCCGAGGCCCTGAGTTTCGCCCTGGCCGCGGTCCTGCCGAAGGAGGAGGCGAAAGCCCTGATCTGGGCGGCGGTCCCGCGGGCGCTTGCCGGTGAGGGCCACCTGGTCGCCCTCGTTCGGGAGCGGCTGGGACCCCGGGGGGACCGGGTGGACTGGGCGGCCCTCACCGAGGAACACACGCTGGGCTGCACCACCGAACTGATCATCCGTGCCGTCAGCCACTACCGGCACGTCCGCCGCCCCTAG
- a CDS encoding 4-hydroxybenzoate 3-monooxygenase: MSTPPRRTQVGIIGAGPAGLFLAHLLHRQGIKSVILETRTREEVEGTIRAGVLEQWTVDLMQDLGLGERMRREGHFHRGITLRFAGESHHLDFEDLTGGKRVTVYPQHEVLKDLVAARLADGGELHFGVRDVGLHDLTTDRPRLTYTTRDGEPQVLHCDFIAGVDGSQGLSRQSIEGRTEYGHLYPFGWLGILVEAPPSHHELIYARHERGFALLSTRSPEIQRLYIQCGPTDDVAEYPDERIWSELHRRLETVDGWTLTEGRIFQKGVIGMRSFVCDRMQHGRLFIAGDAAHIVPPTGAKGLNLAVADAVYLSRGLDCFYRTGRQDGLDRYTETCLRRIWKAERFSWYMTTLLHTNPAESPFEHRIRLADLDYVVHSRAAATALAENYVGLPLD; this comes from the coding sequence ATGTCCACCCCACCCCGCCGCACCCAGGTCGGCATCATCGGCGCCGGTCCCGCTGGCCTCTTCCTCGCGCACCTGCTGCACCGCCAGGGCATCAAGAGCGTCATCCTGGAAACCCGTACTCGTGAAGAGGTCGAGGGCACCATCCGCGCGGGCGTGCTGGAACAGTGGACCGTGGACCTGATGCAGGACCTCGGCCTGGGGGAGCGGATGCGGCGCGAGGGCCACTTCCACCGCGGCATCACCCTGCGCTTCGCCGGTGAGAGCCACCACCTGGATTTCGAGGACCTCACCGGCGGCAAACGCGTCACCGTCTACCCGCAGCACGAGGTGCTCAAGGACCTCGTCGCCGCCCGGCTCGCGGATGGGGGAGAGCTCCACTTCGGGGTGCGGGACGTGGGGCTGCACGACCTGACCACCGACCGCCCCCGGCTCACCTACACCACCCGGGACGGCGAGCCGCAGGTCCTGCACTGCGACTTCATCGCGGGTGTCGACGGTTCGCAGGGACTCTCGCGGCAGTCCATCGAGGGCCGGACCGAGTATGGGCACCTCTACCCCTTCGGCTGGCTGGGCATCCTGGTGGAGGCGCCCCCCTCGCACCATGAACTGATCTACGCCCGGCACGAGCGGGGGTTCGCGCTGCTCAGCACCCGCTCGCCCGAGATTCAGCGGCTGTACATCCAGTGCGGCCCGACCGACGACGTGGCGGAGTACCCGGATGAACGGATCTGGTCCGAACTGCACCGGCGGCTGGAGACGGTGGACGGCTGGACGCTCACGGAGGGGCGCATCTTCCAGAAGGGCGTGATCGGCATGCGCTCCTTCGTGTGTGACCGCATGCAGCACGGGCGGCTCTTCATCGCCGGGGACGCCGCGCATATCGTTCCGCCCACCGGCGCGAAAGGGCTCAATCTGGCGGTGGCCGACGCGGTGTACCTGTCCCGCGGGCTGGACTGCTTCTACCGCACCGGGCGGCAGGACGGGCTGGACCGCTACACCGAGACCTGCCTGCGCCGCATCTGGAAGGCGGAACGCTTCTCCTGGTACATGACGACCCTGCTGCACACCAACCCCGCCGAGAGCCCCTTCGAGCACCGCATCCGGCTCGCCGACCTCGACTACGTCGTGCATTCGCGGGCCGCCGCGACCGCTCTCGCTGAGAACTACGTCGGATTGCCCCTGGACTGA
- a CDS encoding FAD-dependent oxidoreductase, with the protein MTDLATAGRHALVIGGSMAGLLAARVLSEHYGDVTVLDRDVFPEAPDHRAGVPQSHHAHGLLPRGHEILAELFPGLLASLAQAGAFHTREGIPVLQVTPAGRLPAAPLRGQGEYLAFSRFLLEWQVRQWLREHTNVRFLPATEVTRLVGREDGTGVSGVQVRYRDGREGPEVLHADLVVEASGRTSKLGGWLQDLGYGAVPEESVTSDIGYASRFYRRPEGFPAPWHGLIINGRPPHNPRAGLILPVEDGRWHVTLGGFAGHHPPTDEAGFLAWARDLPDPGLYEAIRVAEPLTPIRGYRTPTNTWRHFERLPRWPRGLIALGDAVCHYNPIYGQGMSAAAVSAAALETSLRTGGPDFEHAFQKALARVVAAPWQVATGEDLRWPGVKLTGASAGPGLRLRHAYGNLVLGQAVRDEVVAGAFVDMIMNLRPPSVLARPAILARVLGGSLARALGGTVQDAEPALSPEVVSLLRTRPAGAPFHAPRRIT; encoded by the coding sequence ATGACTGACCTCGCCACTGCTGGCCGACACGCCCTCGTCATCGGGGGAAGCATGGCGGGCCTGCTGGCCGCCCGCGTTCTGAGTGAGCACTACGGCGACGTGACGGTGCTCGACCGCGACGTGTTCCCGGAAGCGCCCGATCACCGGGCGGGCGTGCCGCAGTCCCATCACGCGCACGGCCTGCTGCCCCGCGGGCACGAGATTCTGGCCGAGCTGTTCCCCGGCCTGCTCGCCTCCCTGGCCCAGGCGGGCGCCTTTCATACCCGGGAAGGCATCCCGGTCTTGCAGGTCACGCCCGCCGGGAGACTCCCGGCCGCGCCGCTGAGGGGGCAGGGCGAGTACCTCGCCTTCAGCCGCTTCCTGCTGGAGTGGCAGGTGCGGCAGTGGCTGCGCGAGCACACGAACGTCCGCTTTCTTCCGGCCACCGAGGTCACCCGGCTGGTGGGCCGCGAGGACGGGACGGGCGTGTCCGGCGTGCAGGTGCGCTACCGGGATGGGCGGGAGGGCCCCGAGGTCCTGCACGCCGATCTGGTGGTCGAGGCGAGCGGGCGGACCTCGAAGCTGGGCGGCTGGCTTCAGGATCTCGGGTACGGGGCGGTGCCCGAGGAGAGCGTCACCTCCGACATCGGGTACGCCTCGCGCTTCTACCGGCGCCCCGAGGGCTTCCCCGCCCCCTGGCACGGACTCATCATCAACGGGCGCCCGCCGCACAACCCGCGGGCGGGCCTGATCCTGCCGGTCGAGGACGGGCGCTGGCACGTGACCCTGGGCGGCTTCGCGGGGCACCACCCCCCCACCGACGAGGCGGGCTTCCTGGCCTGGGCCCGCGACCTGCCCGACCCCGGCCTGTACGAGGCGATCCGCGTCGCCGAGCCCCTGACCCCCATCCGCGGCTACCGCACGCCCACGAACACCTGGCGGCACTTCGAGCGCCTCCCGCGCTGGCCGCGCGGCCTGATCGCCCTGGGGGACGCCGTGTGCCACTACAACCCCATCTACGGGCAGGGCATGAGCGCGGCGGCCGTGAGTGCCGCGGCCCTGGAGACGAGCCTGAGGACGGGTGGGCCGGACTTCGAGCACGCCTTTCAGAAGGCGCTCGCCCGGGTCGTCGCCGCGCCCTGGCAGGTCGCCACGGGCGAGGACCTGCGCTGGCCGGGAGTCAAGCTCACCGGGGCGAGCGCGGGGCCGGGCCTGCGCCTGCGGCACGCCTACGGAAACCTGGTGCTGGGGCAGGCCGTGCGGGACGAGGTGGTGGCGGGCGCCTTTGTGGACATGATCATGAACCTCCGGCCACCATCGGTCCTCGCGCGCCCGGCCATCCTGGCGCGGGTCCTGGGGGGCAGCCTCGCCCGCGCGCTGGGCGGGACGGTTCAGGACGCGGAGCCCGCCCTCTCCCCGGAGGTGGTCTCGCTCCTGCGCACCCGCCCCGCCGGAGCACCCTTCCACGCCCCCAGGAGGATCACGTGA
- a CDS encoding alpha/beta fold hydrolase: MTPSTPDLDTQVSHHFAENSGVRLHYVTLGEGPLIVMLHGFPDFWYTWRHQMPALAGAYRVAAPDLRGYNLSDQPKGGEPYAMRHLLGDVAAIIRDLGEERAILVGHDWGGAIAWQFAMHFPEMVERLVILNLPHPQGLARELARNPEQQRNSEYARAFQEEGAHERLDLERLTGWVRDDMARERYREALGRSDFEALLHYYKQNYPRPPYREPRGPVVKVQAPTLVIHGLDDEALLPGGLNDTWQWVERDLTLVTLPGAGHFVQHDAAEAVTRVLTNWLARGPLP; encoded by the coding sequence GTGACGCCCTCCACCCCGGACCTCGACACCCAGGTCTCCCACCATTTCGCCGAGAACAGCGGCGTCCGCCTGCACTACGTCACCCTGGGCGAGGGTCCGCTGATCGTGATGCTGCACGGCTTCCCGGACTTCTGGTACACCTGGCGTCATCAGATGCCCGCGCTCGCCGGGGCGTACCGAGTCGCCGCCCCCGACCTGCGGGGCTACAACCTCAGCGACCAGCCCAAAGGGGGCGAGCCCTACGCCATGCGGCACCTGCTGGGCGACGTGGCGGCCATCATCCGGGACCTCGGCGAGGAGCGGGCCATCCTGGTGGGACACGACTGGGGCGGGGCGATTGCCTGGCAGTTCGCCATGCACTTCCCGGAGATGGTCGAGCGCCTGGTGATCCTGAACCTGCCGCACCCGCAGGGCCTGGCGCGCGAACTGGCCCGCAATCCCGAGCAGCAGCGAAACAGCGAGTACGCGCGCGCCTTTCAGGAGGAGGGCGCGCACGAGCGGCTCGACCTGGAGCGATTGACCGGCTGGGTGAGGGACGACATGGCCCGCGAACGCTACCGGGAGGCTCTGGGCCGCTCGGACTTCGAGGCGCTCCTGCACTACTACAAGCAGAACTACCCGCGCCCGCCGTACCGGGAACCCCGGGGCCCGGTCGTCAAGGTTCAGGCCCCCACCCTGGTCATCCACGGGCTGGACGACGAGGCCCTGCTGCCGGGGGGCCTGAACGACACCTGGCAGTGGGTGGAACGCGACCTCACGCTGGTCACGCTGCCGGGCGCGGGCCACTTCGTGCAGCACGACGCGGCGGAGGCCGTCACGCGGGTGCTGACGAACTGGCTGGCCCGGGGCCCCCTCCCCTGA
- the pcaG gene encoding protocatechuate 3,4-dioxygenase subunit alpha yields MTSEPRAPLSPQDSNIPEGAFGPTPSQTVGPYFHQGLVDFQGLTGLLGDRTVEPGSDVPGERITLTGRVLDGDGRPVEDALIELWQADAGGTYARSADAPFPGYSRTHTRTPGHSYRVHTVKPGSAGPGLAPRLNVWLGMRGLLTHLLTAVYFSDEDNSADPLLALVPGERRHTLIARREDTPDGAVYRFDIRLQGEDETVFFAP; encoded by the coding sequence ATGACGAGTGAGCCCCGCGCGCCCCTCTCCCCGCAGGACTCGAACATCCCGGAAGGGGCCTTCGGGCCCACGCCCAGCCAGACCGTCGGGCCGTACTTCCACCAGGGGCTGGTGGACTTCCAGGGGCTGACCGGCCTCCTGGGGGACCGGACGGTGGAGCCCGGCAGCGACGTTCCCGGCGAGCGCATCACCCTGACGGGGCGGGTGCTGGACGGGGACGGCCGGCCCGTCGAGGACGCCCTGATCGAGCTGTGGCAGGCGGACGCGGGCGGGACGTACGCGCGGAGCGCCGACGCCCCGTTCCCCGGGTACAGCCGCACCCACACCCGAACCCCGGGCCACAGCTACCGCGTCCACACGGTCAAACCGGGCTCGGCGGGCCCCGGCCTCGCCCCCCGGCTGAACGTGTGGCTGGGGATGCGTGGCCTCCTCACCCACCTGCTCACCGCCGTGTATTTCAGCGACGAGGACAACAGCGCCGATCCCCTCCTCGCCCTGGTGCCCGGGGAGCGCCGCCACACCCTGATCGCCCGGCGGGAGGACACACCGGACGGCGCCGTCTACCGCTTCGACATCCGCCTGCAGGGCGAGGACGAGACGGTCTTCTTCGCCCCGTGA
- a CDS encoding TetR/AcrR family transcriptional regulator: MTRSTPGSTPPARQSGEERRAAVIEAAIEEFAGRGYAGGSTETIARRVGISQPYVFRLFGTKRELFLAAVDAVFSHVQRVFTVAAQSTQGDKMDAMGLAYEGLRSRRHELLLLLQAFSASGEDEIRQEVRRRYRALFEEVRALSGASHTQVQNFFASGMLITIASVLDLPELLVWEDP; this comes from the coding sequence ATGACCCGCTCCACCCCTGGCTCCACGCCTCCCGCCCGGCAGTCGGGCGAGGAGCGGCGCGCGGCCGTGATTGAGGCGGCCATCGAGGAGTTCGCCGGGCGCGGGTACGCCGGGGGTTCGACGGAGACCATCGCCCGGCGCGTGGGGATCTCGCAGCCCTACGTCTTTCGCCTCTTCGGGACCAAGCGGGAGTTGTTCCTGGCGGCCGTGGACGCGGTCTTCTCCCACGTCCAGCGGGTCTTCACCGTCGCCGCCCAGTCCACCCAGGGGGACAAAATGGACGCGATGGGACTCGCCTACGAGGGGCTGCGCTCGCGGCGCCACGAGTTGCTGCTGCTGCTCCAGGCCTTCAGCGCCAGCGGGGAGGACGAGATCCGCCAGGAGGTCCGCCGCCGCTACCGGGCGCTGTTTGAGGAGGTGCGCGCCCTGTCCGGGGCCTCGCACACGCAGGTCCAGAACTTCTTCGCGTCTGGCATGCTGATCACCATCGCCTCGGTCCTCGACCTCCCGGAACTGCTGGTCTGGGAGGACCCCTGA
- the pcaH gene encoding protocatechuate 3,4-dioxygenase subunit beta, producing the protein MTQSPPKSQGSVHAPHLYPPYTSSVRRAPHERLIPLPAALEGLHGPVFGAGRLRPDDHDTTRNARVNGEPLGERIIVRGRLLDGSGRPIRGALIETWQANAAGRYVHGRDEHDAPLDPNFTGTARMLTGGNGEYELISIRPGAYPWGNHPNAWRPAHIHFSVFGTNFTQRLVSQMYFPGDPLLAHDPIYQGIPDEKGRQRLISRFDLNLTRPGWALGYRFDIVLGGGAQTPFEEPGHDE; encoded by the coding sequence ATGACCCAGTCGCCGCCCAAATCCCAGGGAAGCGTCCACGCGCCGCACCTCTACCCGCCGTACACCAGCAGCGTGAGGCGGGCCCCGCACGAGCGGCTGATCCCGCTGCCCGCCGCCCTGGAGGGTCTGCACGGCCCGGTCTTCGGCGCGGGCCGCCTGCGCCCGGACGACCATGACACCACCCGCAACGCCCGGGTGAACGGCGAACCGCTGGGGGAGCGGATCATCGTGCGCGGACGGCTCCTCGACGGCAGCGGGCGGCCCATTCGCGGGGCGCTGATCGAGACGTGGCAGGCGAACGCCGCCGGGCGCTACGTCCACGGGCGGGATGAGCACGACGCGCCGCTCGACCCCAACTTCACGGGCACGGCCCGGATGCTGACGGGCGGGAACGGCGAGTACGAACTCATCTCCATCCGCCCCGGCGCCTACCCCTGGGGCAACCACCCCAACGCCTGGCGGCCCGCCCACATCCACTTCAGCGTGTTCGGCACCAACTTCACCCAGCGGCTCGTGTCGCAGATGTACTTTCCGGGTGATCCCCTCCTCGCCCACGACCCGATCTACCAGGGCATTCCCGACGAGAAGGGGCGGCAACGGCTGATCAGCCGCTTCGACCTGAACCTCACGCGGCCCGGGTGGGCGCTGGGCTACCGCTTCGACATCGTGCTCGGCGGCGGCGCGCAGACCCCCTTCGAGGAGCCCGGCCATGACGAGTGA